In Dasypus novemcinctus isolate mDasNov1 chromosome 8, mDasNov1.1.hap2, whole genome shotgun sequence, the genomic stretch agccaatgcctgcgcggtgagctgagtgcctgcacagtgagccagtgcctgcgcaagtgagtcacgcaacaagatgatgatgcaacaaaagaggtgaaggggagagtcaaggtgaagcgcaacagagaccaggaactgaggtggcacaattgacagggaaccactctccacatcagaagtccccaggatcaaatcccagtgaatcctagaggagaaagatgagaagacaagaagagaaatagaacagaagatcacacagcgaatggacacagacagcaaaaacaacagggtgggggtggggatggggtggaggaggagaaggaaaatcaaaccaaaccaaacagacGAAAACTACTATTCAACGAGGGCAGAATTTGGACCTAatttattcaacaacatattcTTTGTTCCTGGACATAGTGGACCTGGAGAGGctgtttgttgaatgagtaaGTTCATCAAAATGGAAGACTATGATTAGGTTCCATTCATTGTCCTGACACTGTGCCAAGCTCTTTACATAAATAATTGCATCAGTTCTCACTTTGATGGTATGAAggagaattttctaatttttttgaaTGGTCCTGCCTATGATAAAACTGTAACATGGATGATCTTTAATTTGGGGACCTCCTTAATCCTTTCTCCATGACTCAAgacttataattatttcttccattgcccaAACTTCCTCCTCTCATCCCAAGGCTGGTGATGTCATCATCATTGGAAGGAGTCAGTCCTAAATTATGTGCTATTGAGAAAGGCCCAGAGTACCATCTGGGTTACGTGGGAACATGCATAAGTAAGTacttgctgaatttttttttttaatttgtattatcttttttttataagatactgaaatcaaacaaaatgttacaataaaaaatataagaggtcccaatataccccactccccacatccccccactcctcccacaacaagtacttctttcgttagtgtgggacattcattgcatttgatgagtaaaTTTTAGAgcattgttacacagcatggattacattGCTGATTTTTGATAAGTGGATCTGGAGGCAACAATCCCTGAGGTTCTGGTTTTCTAACCCACAGGGCACCCTGGTATTGTGGTGGGAATTTTAAACTAAAACAGAGGGAAAGTGGTTCTGCTTTCACCCCTGTCCCTATCCCATGTGAGAAGAGATCTCTGGACCTCTTATGAGAAGACTCTCCATGTTTCTGGGTACTCGAATGGGTACTGGAGTCCCAGACAGAGATGTGTCGCTCCAATTCTCCCTTCAAGAAAGGACTCACTATGCTGCCCAGTTGTGAGGGGTATGGTTGACTGACAGCCTCCAACTGGTGACTCATTCAGATTCGCCTGGACCCTTGAGTCCAGGTACCAGTCTAGAATGGCCCCAGCCAATGACTGAGCAAGTGTGTGATACAAGGGCTTATCCATTTCTGCTTGATATAGGACTCCTCTAATAGCCTCTGGAGCCCCCCATTAGGAACAGAAACTTTATCTGATCTGCATGATGGTCTGATAGCTCCCCTTGCCCAATACTGCTTCCTGCCTTTCCCATTCACAAATATTACTCCCTAATAAACCTTTATCATTCCCAAGTCTGCTTCAGCATCTGCCTTTTGGAGAACCCAGCTAACACAGATGTAATGTTGGTAGTGCCAAACAATTTTCCAATGGTGAAGGGAATGGAGAATTTAAAGTTGGATTTGAGCCAACACTAGCAGCATGTATATTGACCTGACTGCTAGGGACCAACAAATATTTCCACTCTGGCACGTGGATCAAATAAGCTTGTGTTTCTTGCTATTCTTGGCACAGAATATGCCTTGGTATAGTGTAACATGGCTTAAATGTTGCCACTGGCTTTCTCAATGAGGAATTTGTCCAACTGATTGAGAGTGTAACTGAGGACAAGGTCATGAGTACATTTCCAGCCAGCCAGTTCGTTTCATTCAAGTTACCCAGTTATAGATGGACTGTTATCTGTTCACACATGAACTCCATAAACCCCTTGCCCACCCAAAGTTAGTCAAGACTTGGGTCACTTGCTTCTCAACAACCTGGAAGACTGTCATCCTTTTCTTGGGCCTCTTACAAAATGCCCTATATTTGGTATTGGTGTGGGAGTCTTAATGTGGTTGGTGACTAGGTATATTTGGTATGAAAGCACCTCCTAATTCCTGATCAGAGGAGAATTACCCTtaaatcatccatccatccatccatccatccatccatccatccatccatccaatagTTGTTGATCGCCCTTTATTGCTCAGACTCTTGCAGCCACATGCCAAGCACCACATCTTTAAGAAATCTGCATGCAGCTTCTTCAGTAGCAACTACCAGGCAGACTCCTTTGAGGGCTGACAGCATTACTATTCCTGTCATCTGTTTTTCATGTCAGAAACAGCAGGCCCAATTCATGTAGTGGAGCCAATAAGAGTGAGGGCTCAGGCCTCAGACAATCTCAGATTCAAATATGGGTTCTCCCATCCATATTTGCATGATTTTGGTaaggttacttaacctctctgagcattAGTGCTCACGATTctgtaaaataagataaaatggcAGCTCCCATGCAGAGCTTATGAAAATTTGATAAAATAATGTGTGTAAAGTGAACATTTAATGCTGACTTAGGGCTTACCCTATTTCAGACATTGaactattattttaatatatctgGCCCCAGGACAAGTGAGACCTTGGACTGCAACAAAACATACTTCCATTGTAACTATTTGTCTTGGTAAATGGACCTTGGCATAATCCCTGCTTGGAGCGCCCTGAGCAAATATGACTTTGTGACAAGATGTTCTTTCTTTGGTTACCAGGCTTTTGCCACTTTGTTGTATTGAAATCCAAGGGCCTTACATATTAAACTAGCTGATGCAATATGGCTCTAATGTGGCAGTTTGCATTCAGATATCAGTGCTATGCTTGAAATGTGGAGATATAACTAGATAAACACTCTGCTCTTAAAAGATTGATAGATTGGGGGGCACGTGACTGGGCAGCTCAACCCTGGAATGGCTGGCCATTCTTGACAAGAGTCAGGACCATATTCAGTGGTCCCATTAAAGACAAGGCCCAAAGGCCAGCTCTTCAGGGCAGCAGTAGACCAGAGGGTCACTTGTGCCATCTGCTGCTGTTCTGCTGAGACCCACTCATCAGAATTGCTCTTCCTCCCTCGGCAGAAAGGCAGGAGTCAGTGCCCCTGGACCTGTAGGCTGGCAGAACAACTCAGTTCTCACCCCTTTCTCCCTAACAGAAAGCGCAGAACCTTGTCGGGAGTGGGAGAAACAGAAACCCTCTACTCCTCAGAGaccctccttttccttccctgcTGGATCAGGAGAGGACAGGATGTCACTGAAGAGTGCTTGTTTTCCGTCTTTACTTCTTGTGAATTTGTGCTCCTTGGGTAAAGCCCCATTTACCTGGAGGAAGAAACAACCATTCTGGCTCCATACCTGGAATTGGGAGGTCAGTCTTTAACTGGACCTGATCacgtttccctttttttctcttcttattcttcTTCATTACTATTGACTCTTCTCTTCTCCTATATGAAATTGTTTACTTTTGACTTTATAATCAGATTGTTTTCAAATCATCTTCACACTGGCCAGGAGTTTCTTCAGGGCCCAGCCCCCACCTTGTCTATCTCTTTAGCCTTCCCAATGCCAGGTATACACCCAGCACAGTAAACATTTGATCATGATAATTGAACTAAGTTCAGTCATCATTTTTTGAAACCTTTTAGTAGCATCACCTTCTAAAGCAAATTGCTACACCACAGAAAAAAATTGCTCTGCAATCAAATGCTGAATCAGGTATCTTGCATTATACAATAGATGCATTTCCTATAGATGGGTGGGCAAGTGAACTTTTGTAAATTAACTCTTTGTCCCATGTGTTTACATTATCATCTGGGAAATTCCTTAACATCAGTACTTACTTTTCTGTTttcacttcctcttttttttttttttctttctggtcatCCTTCCTTATCTCTCTGCCTTATTCAATGTTCCCCAATACAAAAGTTATTCTTTCATTTGACTGTGATATTTATTGATCACCGACAACTTGTGAGTGTTTTCAGATCATAGGTCCACAGCTCTTAGCACAAATATTTAAATGCAGCACAAGTATATTATTTAAGGGAACTCTTTTTCAAAGCAAAGTATCCCTCTTGACTGATTCAATTAGTTCATCTTTGGTTTTGTCTGGATTTTCTTTCACCAAGTCTCTAGATGGATTGCATTGCGTCTATTGGGTATTTTTGCAGCCTTGTCCTTGCCATTCAGTGCTTCTAGGCTTTCCTGGCAATGCCCAAGCTAATTGCCAAAACGTGGCAGATTTGAAATGGACGTGAATAGCCAGAATGGGGAATAGTCAACTCAAGTCTTAGCAGATAAGATAATCTAAAACATAAGCTTTTGATCATAGACTTTTGTTTAAAGCTCTCCTTCCACTCCATTGACCCAATAATATACATTAGGAGGTGAATGCCCAAAAGCAATTTCTTATTTACAAGAGGATTTTCAAGAAGGTTCACTttaatatctaagtcccctcttgatatagatatggagtggacacaaccaatccaaggtccacaggatggaggaatagaatatggattacagtggacttactaatattctattcatgaactattgtgattagtaatcgaagaaaatgtggcattggtgtggagaaagtggccatggtggctgctgggggtggggaatgggaggaagagataggatgtgggggcattttcgggacttggagctgtcctgggtggtgctgcagggacaattaccggacattgtatatcctcccatggcccactggatggaacgtgggagagtgtgggctatgatgtggaccattgaccatgaggtgcaacgatgctcaaggttgtattcaccaaatgcaatgaatgtctcatgatgatggaggagaatgttgctatgtggggaggagtggggtgagggggctggggggtatatggggacctcatattttttgaatgtaatattaaaaaaataaataaagacaaaaaaataaatccaataaacttaaaaaaaaaaaaaagaacccctagTGCTTTTAAAGATAGGATTTTGTTTACAAAGCATTCCAAATGTGGTGCTATGTATCCGGTGCTACGAAAGGTACAAAGTTGAACAAGGTAGATATCTCTTCCTTCAGGGAAATTATTCCttgtagggaaaaaaaataccagaatGTGACAGTATTGCACTACGGTATAAGAGTCCAGAGTTAGGAAAGCTGAGGGATGGGATAGGGACAGTGtgtgcagcagcagctgctgacACTCATGTCAACCTCATAGCCCGGGAAGAGTTCATTGTGCAAACTGGCTGGTCATGGGCTGCCATCTTATTCTTGGAGAGAAGCAAATAGAGGGAATAAGGCAGTCAGCCTTTTTCCACCAGGTGTCAAGGTCAGGTCAGCTAAACCCACTACAATCCATGATGGGTGAAGTGGCATAAGCTtcaaaataccagagattggaTATTGGTTGAACATGAACAAGAAATGAGCACTAAGGGGCTGGGGTGACTTTCTTTTGTAAGCAGGCCACAGATGGAAAGCCATGATTCTTAGGTCCTCTACCCACTCTCTTGTGCCCAGCTCCTCCCATGacaccagcctctttctgtttTGGAAGCACACAGGATCCTGCCTCAGTATTTCTCCCACCTAGAGAAAATACTCTTCTCATCCGCACTACACATTTCCATACCTTCCCTACTTTTCAAGGCTTACCCCAAGCCCCACCTTCTCCACGGAGCTTTTTCTGACCTAACCGTCCAGACATTATGCTGCGGATTCTACACATATTGAGTCCCTACAGCCATCTGTTAGGTAAAACGATCCCCAAAGGAGGATGCTTAAGTCCAGAGAGGTTAACTGACCTGTCCATACGGTTTCCTAATGGCAGAAATGGAGGCGAAGCCCAGCTCTGCATGACCCCGAACTCCATGCTCTTAAGCACTTTCTACGTAACAGCTTATTTCATAAGCTTTTTCATTAGAATTTTTAGTGAGTATGAAGTCTTGCCCCAACATCACTTGAAAGAAGGGAAGCTATCCATTTCTCCCATGGAGCCCATTGGGTAGGGATATAGGCATCATGGTTAAAGAGTTCGTCATTACttgtggggcagggaaggctgCAAAGGCTGGATGCAGAGAATAAGGAAAAGTACCTAAAGAATACTGAGTACTAGACACTgtattttaaagactatttttttcAACTCAATTTTAATGCTTTATGACAGGTACTATCATCtttgttttttcaagatttattttttatttatttctcttccctttcccctacccccattgtctgctctctgtgtccattctctgtgtgttcttctggatccacttgcattatccagtggcactgggaaactgcatcgcttttttgttgcatcatcttgttgtatcagctctctgtgtgtgtggcaccactcctgggcaggctgtgctttcttgcATGGGGGgctgtccttgcagggcacactccttgcgtttgGAGTACCCCCatgctgggacacccctgtgtggcactgcactccttgcgcactgcAGCGCTGTAtgtgagccagcttaccacacatatcaggaagccctggggattaaacactggaccctccatatggtagatggatgctctgtcagttgagccacgtctgtttcccACTCTAATCTTTAATAGAGACGATTTTCTGTTTTGAGGTTCATGAAAACTTAATTCCTCTCATTATCTTTGACTTTTTTATTCCAAGCCAGATCTGCGGTTAAATCTGGTTCTAAAAGACAGCTCTTTATAACATCCACTATTTTTCTTGAGAACATGTTTTGAGAAATTCAAGGTCACCAGGTAGATCTAAAAGGGTTGGTATTGCCAATTTTCAAAAAGGGCATGGATAATCCCTGGACCCACACCAGTGAATGCCAGACCATTTCATGGAGTGGGAGGAGGAAAGGTAGTGACCCATGGACAGAAAACTGGGCTCAGAATGGATATAAAGACAGAGGAGCTGGGGCATGGAGTCACTGTTAGGCAACAAGTCACCCCAGGTGCCTGTAGAGGAGACGTGCTGTCCCCTGTCAAGATGAagctgcttttgctgtgtctggGGCTGTCTCTGGTCTATGCCGACCAGGAAGAGAGCCATGATGTTGTGACGAGCAACTTTGATATGTCAAAGGTAGAGTCTGTGGACTTCTGAGGGTGGATTGGGGGATTTTGAAACTAGTTGAATCCTACTGGAGGGTAGGGGTTACTTGGCCTATAAGATAAAAGGGATGGTTTCAGACCTTGGACTGAAAGTGATTGTACCGTGTCAAAAGACAACAACACATGGGGACCTCCATTCTCACTGGAGGGACAGTGGAAAGAGTCCTGGGTGTTTTGCCAGTTGACCTGAGTCCTAATTCTGTCTTCACATCTTACCCCATGGGCCAGCGTTCAAGGTGAGCATGTTCATGTGtgtcttctctcctctcttcttacctcatcattttactgattttttacaGGTTGAAGGTGAATGGTATACCATTACCTTGGCCTCACAGAGGCTAGAATATATAGCAGAGAATGGTCCCATGAGGGTTTTTCTGGAAAGCATCCATGTCTTGCCTAACTCATCTCTGTTCTTTGAATTTCTTATAAAGTAAGTGTGGCCTTTATTAGCTGGGAGAGGAAAGTAGAAGCCTTGGTGTTGTCTTGGACCTCTACACCCACACACCcccacatacacatgcacacatatgcatGTTGTGCATGCATGCTGGGCCTGTGCCCAAAATCAGAGTCTCTCATCTGGCACTGATTGAGGACTTGATGGACCTAAGGCTTTTCCAGATTCAGAGACAAGAGTTGGTAACAGAAGGAAATGGCAGTGAGGGAAGTAGAGGACAGAGAGGCATCAGAGTCACAGGAAGTGTGGCAGTATAGCTTAGGTAAAGAGCAAAGAATTTGGATTAACAGCCTGAATTCTAACCTATTTCTATTTCTTACTAGTTGTTTGACCAAGAAAATTCCTCTCCTTCCACTTGCATTTTCCCTTTGGTAAAAGTGGGTGATAATAACTGTCCCTCATGGCTTTTTTGGTGAGGTAATGTTGTAAAGCACTCATCTGAGAGGCTGGCACGTGATGAGGACTCAGCTAACTGTCTAAACAAGTAGTTTCAGAAAGAGTAATAGTGTAAATAGTGGTAGGAattacaataacaggaagagtTGAGTTATTTTACAGTATCAAATCAAGTGAAATAATGTAAATTAAAGTTCTTTGGAAATGGTATTAAAATGTTCAAAAGGTAAATGGAATGATAAACTGAAGTTATAGGTAGATcggaggtggggggcggggagggagtcAGCTCCTAGCAACATCTCTTGGACATCAATCCACTCTGTTTTACAGAACAAATGGagaatgtatttcaataaattttacttGTGACAAAACAGAAGTGCAGGATGAATACAGTGTTGAGTGTAAGTAAACAGAAAACTCTTTCTTATTTCTACTTCAGACTGCTAGGAATTTACAGAACCCCAATATCTTTGGGACCATGATCAATTGCTGATCAacgttttgtgtttttttttaagtaatataaTGGGGACCACCTAATAGTCAATGACCTGAGTTTGGGAAAACTTTGTTGTAAAATACCGATGCCTGGCTCTTAATGCCACTAGATGAAGAGAAGTGATTTGGTCATATGTCCCTCCTGCAAAAAAAGTAAATTGGCAGGACAGTCTCTCTCTTTCTGATGATGCCTGGTGGCCACTGAACAGCACATTGCTGAGGATGTAGCACGGGGTACATAGGCCAGTGGGGTTTAAACAAGAAGATGGAGACACGTCATGGGCAGCGATGCTGAGGGAGGTGGGTGGtctcagggaggtgaagagggtgaATGGCTGCTGGGGCTGAATCCTTCTGCCACTAGTGGTCAGTTTACCACTATCCCTTTTCTTAGAATTCACCTCATATGGCACAGGTTGACGCAAATGGAAGGCATTAGCCATCCTCTGTCTCTACCTCTTCCAGGACATGCACTTGAATTTATTATGTGAGAGAGAACAGGTGAAGAGTTTTGCTTGCTTCCCATGGACCAATGAGGTTCTGAACTGTGTTCTGATTCCTCCACAGATTATGGACTTAATAAATTTCACATACTTGAAACTGTTTATGACGAATATATTATTTACCTACTCACAAATTACAACGAGGGAACACAATTCAACGTGATGGCGCTCTATGGTAGAGTATTTTCCTGCTGGCACTCATctaggggtggggagaaaggggagaaaggaacCCTGGAGACAAAATGGTCCTCCAAGGCTTAGCCTAGGAGATCCTCCCTCTCCGAAGACAGATGTTCACTTTGGGGATTCCTCAGTCTCAGTGATGGGAAGATGATGAAATCTTTCATCATGCCAGAAGGGAGAGTCTACTGATGTCAAATTGCAGGACAGCTCATATCCCCCACTCTGCCACCTGAGCCCCCAGAAAGTACCATCCGTTCCCTGATCCATCTCGAGCCCCACCCCTCTCACTTGCCTCAGTGACAAGAGTCCCAGTAGTTACAGTCACTTTCCTTACAGCCCGAAAGAAAaacattaacagaaaaatcaaGGAACGGTTTGAGAAACTTTGCCAAGAGAATGGAATTGTTAAGGAAAACATACTTGACCTGACAAAAGTCGGTAAGTTCAGCGATTTCTAGCTTTCTCTTCCTCACTTTCCATATGGCTGAAGGGAAAAATCCAAGGGACAGTAATGCCTCCTCTATTCATTGCCCTTAGTCCCAACCGAGAGAATCATCTGGTTTCTCTCTGGGAAACGAGCTGGGGTTGGGGTCTGAATGTGTTCTGCTCTGCCTCTACAGATCGCTGTCAGGAGGCCCGAGAGACGGGAGATGCCCCAGCCTCCAGGTTGGTGATCTCTAATGCTGGGGAAGATGGGGTGGTCCAGGAGCTAGTGCCTTCTGAAAGCATTGGGAGTTTGTTATAGTAAAAGCAACTTGGTAAGGAAGCTGGTGAGAAGAGCGTGAAATTTGcgttggaggccctgggttcaggaCACACTCCTACCGTGAGCTTTCCAGCAGACGACTTAAGGAATTAAGAAGCAAACAATGACATCGACCTTGTGGAGAGTGGATATAATGCTGGTGAAAAGGCACAGTCGTTGATAATGGGCTAAAGAATGATTGGCACTTGAAGTTTGAAATGGAAAAAGAGTAGCAGAGTAGCAGTATGAAACTCAAATACACTTCCTTGTTTGTGGCCCATCTGCCAAGCGCAGGAAGCCCTCTCTGCCTCCACTTATAAGAATTTCTTCTTTCGTACTTCTTTTGTACTTGGCTGTGCCTGCTCAATCTCGACAGGGAGCTGTGTGGCCTTCCCATTTCCTCCAACCCGGCAAACAGacactgagtttcctcatctgatTCCTGCCTCAGAGTAACTGTGGGGCTTTATTCAGAGAACGTGTGAAATGTCTCAGCACCTAAGGCTTGCATAAAGTAAGCATTTAGTAAAAGGTTGCTGTGACTGTTTGCCATTATTCCTTAATCTATCACAAAGTCTTCAAAACTTCTAATTCTGGAAAATGGCAAATGCAAGCCTAGAACTCTTCAGtgcatcctttctcttttccataGTCTCAGTTAGAGGAAAGTTAAGATGGCATCAGCCACAGAAAAGATGTCATTTAGTTAATGCTCTCCCTGCCCTCTTCTGGCAAATAACAGGTTAGACAGAATGCAGGTTGATATCTATTCCTTCACCAATTTTCTCTACAATGGGAATTATTTTGGTCCTCAGTTCAATGCAAAGAAAGCTTAACAAGTTTCTatgttctctttctcctcttcttactTAGCACCAAGTGAATGCTTCCTCACTTGGGCTCCAAGTGCTTCCTTTCCATGGTCTCTTCATCATCTCAAGATAAATCCTGCAACCTGATTTCCATCACTGTCACATATAAAAGCCTGATCCCACATCTTCAGAATCTTCCCCGATTGCCTCAGAAGACTCATCAGTTCACCAAGAATCAAAGGTTTTCTCTGAGTTTCTGATTCTCTTTGCCATACCCAGGGAACTGTACCATGAATATATCCTTCCTCTAACTAGTCAATAAATGATTAACCTTGCTGTCATGTGATATGTCTTTGGATATGGGAGAAATGTGGGTTGATAGCAAGTGAATGAGGGGGTTTCCTTGGCCCTGCACCCAAATTCCTCCTCTAGCTTCTTAGAAGCTTCCTAAGTTTCAGGATTCTTGCTCCTCTGCAGTACTTCTCTGTCCATTATCCCAAGTCCCTGTGAACACTGCTTGCCGTTTGATTTGTCTACTTCTTAGGAAACTGATAAGACTGTTCCATGTACTGTAAGAATGTAAGAATTTCCCCATAACTTCTCCATCTTAGAATTATCTACTGAGAGATAAAAATGCTGAGGCTGGTACCATATTGACGTGTTTCAAGACATGCCCCTGTAGCCCAGCTTCTCTATATTATTCTTGCTGTGAGATTGTTAGTATCCTTTCACGCTTTTAGAGAGTATGTAGAACCCTTCTCCAACCACTGCTATTTTCTACTGTGAACATATT encodes the following:
- the LOC139439414 gene encoding lipocalin Can f 6.0101-like, translated to MKLLLLCLGLSLVYADQEESHDVVTSNFDMSKVEGEWYTITLASQRLEYIAENGPMRVFLESIHVLPNSSLFFEFLIKTNGECISINFTCDKTEVQDEYSVEYYGLNKFHILETVYDEYIIYLLTNYNEGTQFNVMALYARKKNINRKIKERFEKLCQENGIVKENILDLTKVDRCQEARETGDAPASSTK